The Caulobacter sp. FWC2 region GCGTGAGCAGGACATCGTCGTCAAGCGCGGCGACAACAAGGGCCAGACCCTGGTTCACCGCAACGTGGTGCGCGAGCTGGTCAAGCTGGGCCCTTGGGCCGGCCGGCCCAAGCTCTATCGCCTGCCGGCCACGGCCGACGACGGGCTGGAGAGCGTGATCCTGGTGCAGGGCGCCAAGGGCGGCCGCATCCTGGGCGTGCTGGAAGCCGCTCCCCCCGAACACTGAGGTCTCCGGACTTCAGCCAAAAGAAAACCCGCGTGGCCGGAGGGGACGGGCCACGCGGGTTCCTTTGCATGCCGACGAGAAGCGTCTCGTGACCGGGCGGGCTGGGGGGGCTGGACAGGAGCCCGGTCCGCTCTTCGTCGACCCATCCCTTATCGCGGCTCAAACGGGCGAGGGCTGGACCAAAGAAAGGTCGTTTCGGGGCGACGCATGTCAGGGCTGATACAGGCGCCAACGCAAAAAAGCCCGCGCGGTGGGGGGGACCCGCGCGGGCTCATTAGGGGGAGGGGATATAGAGTTTGTCGGCTGACCGGCCCGCGATCTGGGGGGCTGGGGGGGCTGTTCAGGATCCTGGACCACAGGGTGTCCGATCAGCCGACAATCACTTTATCGACCCGCAAACAGGCGGGCGAAGGACCGAAATAAGGTCATATCGGGGCGCGGCGTGGCGGCAGCGTGTCTTTTTGGCCGAGCGTGACCGGCGTGACACGAACCTTCGGCTTTCGGGGCGCATGGCTGTTCCAATCGTCCGGTTTGGGATTAGATTCCGCCGATGGCCTTGGACTCTCAATCCGCGCCCCCCTCTGGTTCCGGCAGCGGCGGCGTCGTGTTCTTCGAGCGGCGCGAGCTGGACCAGCTGATGCGCCTCTACGGCCGCATGGTGGCGGCCGGCGAGTGGCGCGACTACGGTATCGCCGGCCTGTCCGACCACGCCGTCTTCTCGATCTTCCGCCATGCGGCCGAGGCGCCGCTCTATCGGGTCGAAAAGCGTCCGGCCCTGGCGCGCAAGCAGGGCGCCTGGGCGGTGACCGGCCAGGGCGGCCAGATCCTCAAGCGCGGCCACGAACTGGCCCAGGTGCTGCGGGTGTTCGAGAAGGGCAAGTTCTCGGTCGTCGACTGAAGCGTGGCAGCCGAAAGTGTGAGCGGTTTCGGCGCCCGCCACGCGTCAAACGTAAAAGTCTGATCGCTAGAACGAGAAGCCCAGCTTGGCGCCGACGAAGCGGCCGTCGTTGTCGTAGCCGCGGGCCGTGCCGATCCCGCTGGTGTCGGCGCTGGGCTGGATGCCGCACAGAACCCCGATCCCGCCCGAGACGCCGCCCTCCCGGTGCTCGATCGCCGTCCGGGCTACGCCGCGCGGCAAGGGCGGGCGCGCCTGGGCGTAGCGCAGCTCGACGGGACCGACGGGCTTGAGGTTCAGCGGCGTGGAGAGGTTGGGCGCCTTGGCGACCGGCGGATAGGCCGGGATCACCGTCTCGGCATGGGCGCCGCTGGCGATCATCAGGGCCGTGGTCAGGGCGAGCGCTCGGATCATCGTCGTCTCCATCCCAGGCAATGTGGGCGCGATCCGGTCAAAGAGCCAGCGGAGCCACAAGAAAAAGCCCCGGCGGTTTCCCGCCGGGGCTTCGTCGTTTCGTAAAACCGATCCCCGTCTTAGCGACGGCTGCCCAGGATGCTGAGCAGGAATTGGAACAGGTTGATGAAGTTCAGATAGAGGTTCAGCGCGCCATAGTTGGTGGCCACGGCCATCGACTGCTGCTCACCGCCCAGCTGGTAGTAGGTCATCTTCAGGCGCTGGGTGTCGTAGGCGATCAGGCCCGCGAAGATCAGCACGCCCAGGACGCTGATGATGAAGCTCAGGCCCGGCAGATGCAGGAACATCTGGACCAGCGAAGCCAGCACCAGGCCGATCAGGCCCATGATCAGGAAGCTGCCCAGACCGGTCAGATCCTTCTTGGTGGTGTAGCCGACCAGGCTCAGACCGCCGAAGGCGATGGCGGTGATCAGGAAGGTCGAGGCCACCGAAGCGCCGGTATAGGCCAGCAGCCACACGCCCGCGCCCGCGCCGATCGAAGCGACCAGGGCCCAGTAGAGGATGCCCGAAGAGCGCGCCGTCGGGTTCTTCATGGCGAACATGGCCACCAGCATCATGGCCAGCGGCGCGAAGCGGACGATGGTGCCCAGCATGGTGAAGCCAGCCAGGCGGCCGTCGGGGGTCAGCACGTACAGCTGGCTGGCGACCGGCACATAGGCGCTGGTCAGGAAGGCCAGGCCCGCCGACAGCAGGAGACCCAGCGCCACCTTGTTGTAGACGCCGAGCATGAAAGTACGCAGGCCGGCGTCAACCGACATGTCGGCGCGATCCGCCGGGATCGAGCGCGCGTAGTCGCGGTTGAAGTCGTTCATCGAAGTAAGCCCTTGAGCTAGAGCGTCCACGATGGACGCCTGACGAATATCGGGTCTCTCGGGCGGCCGCGCAATCCCCTCACGAAAGTGTTCATGGTATGCGTTCGTGAAAAGCACGCGCCACTGCGGCCTTGATCGACGCGCCTTGCGGTGACGCGACGGCAGCCCTTAGAAAGCTTTCCCAAAGAAGCCGCCCAATAGGGCAAAAGAGGGGCTCGCCCATGGAGTACGCCAAACTCGGCCGCACGGACGTTTCGGTCTCGCGCTGCTGCCTGGGCACCATGACCTGGGGTTCGCAGAACACCGAGGCCGAGGCTCACGAACAGATGGACTACGCGCTGTCGCGCGGCGTCAACTTCTGGGACACGGCGGAGATGTACGCCAGCCCGCCCAGCCCCGAGACGCAGGGCCGCACCGAGCAGTATATCGGCACGTGGCTGGAAAAGACCGGGAAGCGCCACGAGATCGTGCTGGCCTCCAAGGTCGCCGGCCAGGGCGCGGCCTTCGGCGGCCTGACGTGGATGCGCAAGGACGGCTCGACCACCCGCCACACCCGCGCCCAGATCGACGAGGCCGTCGAGGGCTCCCTGCGCCGCCTGAAGACCGACTATCTGGACCTCTACCAGTTGCACTGGCCCGACCGGAAAGTGCGGGTGTTCGGCGGCCAGTCCTACCGCGACTACGAGCAGGACTTCGAAGCGTTCGGCGACATCCTCGAGGCGCTGGACGCCCACGTGAGGAAGGGTTCGATCCGCCATGTCGGCGTCTCGAACGAGTTCCCCTGGGGCGTGATGAAGTTCCTGGCCGAGAGCGAAGGAAAAGGCCTGCCGCGCATCGCCTCGATCCAGAACGCTTATCACCTGGCCAACCGCACGTTCGAGTTCGGCCTGGCCGAGATCGCCATGCGCGAGCAGGTCGGCCTGCTGGCCTATTCGCCGCTGGCCCAGGGTCAGCTGACCGGCAAGTACCTGGATGGCGGCCTGCCCGAGGGCTCGCGCAAGGCGCTCTACAACCGCATGCAGCGCTATGAGGGACCGGGCGCGGTCGAAGCGTTCCGCGCCTATGTCGCCCTGGCCAAGGAGAGCGGCCTGGACCCGGCCCAGCTGGCGCTGAAATTCTGCGACGCGCGCCCGTTCGTGACCGCCACGATCATCGGCGCCACCTCGATGGCCCAGCTGAAGACCAATATCGACGCCTTTGACCTGGCCTGGACCGACGAGCTGGAAAAGGCCGTCAACGACATCCACGCCCGCCAGCCGAACCCCTGCCCGTAGGCGTTATCCCCGCATGATCCGCCTCTTCACCGCCGTCGCCATCCCGCCGGAGATCGGCCAGGGTCTGCTCTCGCGCCAGCATGGGATCGAGGGCGCGCGCTGGCGGCCGCTGGAGGCGTTCCACATCACGCTGAAGTTCATCGGCGACGTGCAGGAGCCGGTGGCGGCCGAGCTGGACGAGGCGCTGGCGGAGATCGCCGCGCCGGCCTTCGACCTGGAGCTGACCCGCGCCGGCCACTTCGGCGAGGGCGCCGACATTCACGCCGTCTGGGCCGGGGTCGAGGACAGCGCGCC contains the following coding sequences:
- a CDS encoding DUF2794 domain-containing protein — encoded protein: MALDSQSAPPSGSGSGGVVFFERRELDQLMRLYGRMVAAGEWRDYGIAGLSDHAVFSIFRHAAEAPLYRVEKRPALARKQGAWAVTGQGGQILKRGHELAQVLRVFEKGKFSVVD
- a CDS encoding Bax inhibitor-1/YccA family protein, coding for MNDFNRDYARSIPADRADMSVDAGLRTFMLGVYNKVALGLLLSAGLAFLTSAYVPVASQLYVLTPDGRLAGFTMLGTIVRFAPLAMMLVAMFAMKNPTARSSGILYWALVASIGAGAGVWLLAYTGASVASTFLITAIAFGGLSLVGYTTKKDLTGLGSFLIMGLIGLVLASLVQMFLHLPGLSFIISVLGVLIFAGLIAYDTQRLKMTYYQLGGEQQSMAVATNYGALNLYLNFINLFQFLLSILGSRR
- a CDS encoding aldo/keto reductase gives rise to the protein MEYAKLGRTDVSVSRCCLGTMTWGSQNTEAEAHEQMDYALSRGVNFWDTAEMYASPPSPETQGRTEQYIGTWLEKTGKRHEIVLASKVAGQGAAFGGLTWMRKDGSTTRHTRAQIDEAVEGSLRRLKTDYLDLYQLHWPDRKVRVFGGQSYRDYEQDFEAFGDILEALDAHVRKGSIRHVGVSNEFPWGVMKFLAESEGKGLPRIASIQNAYHLANRTFEFGLAEIAMREQVGLLAYSPLAQGQLTGKYLDGGLPEGSRKALYNRMQRYEGPGAVEAFRAYVALAKESGLDPAQLALKFCDARPFVTATIIGATSMAQLKTNIDAFDLAWTDELEKAVNDIHARQPNPCP
- the thpR gene encoding RNA 2',3'-cyclic phosphodiesterase codes for the protein MIRLFTAVAIPPEIGQGLLSRQHGIEGARWRPLEAFHITLKFIGDVQEPVAAELDEALAEIAAPAFDLELTRAGHFGEGADIHAVWAGVEDSAPLRRLAKANESAARSVGLKPESRLYTPHVTLAYLKRASVQEVGAWIQTNNLLRSPAFPVDRFGLYSSWQTSEGSAYRLEREYPLG